The following DNA comes from Castanea sativa cultivar Marrone di Chiusa Pesio chromosome 10, ASM4071231v1.
ATATCTCTTCATAGGTGATCAACTAAAGTTTGTGGCACAGTGCCACAAAGGCAACCTTAGGAACCCACATAAAAGCCACTAACCAATTAAGCAGCATTGCAAGCAGTACAGTtacattcttctctctctctctctctctctctttggtgtatttttttgggttggggggggggggggtggtggtaAGGTTGGGTGTTGACAATGTCTTAGACACCACATCTAACTCAGAAAGAAACAGCAAAACTGAATAAAGATACAGTTTTCAGGTTCATGGAAACTTCTTTTTAATCGTTTGAGTTTTAACAGCCAAATAGAAACTAAATAAACAATTCGAATTAGATTTCATGGTATCTCAATTAGGTAGATAAGCAGTCCACTCAATGCCATAACAGTATATAGCTATAAACTATACCAAGAAGGAAATATTACATACTTCATACTCCAATGTAATTGATTTATCATTATAGCCAGCAAGCTGGGATTGCGAAGGATGCTCCCATTTCTGGGGTTCCTCAACCAACGCTCTAGAATTCCCAACCTGGACCTTTTGATCTGAACATGATCCAGCTTCAATTACTGGGTTTCCACTATTCATTTCAGAATCATCTTTCACAGATCCGGCATGGATATTCACATCCTGCATCTGACCACCAACCCTGAATGTTGtcactttttttaatgatgatTCCGTCTGTTCCTCAGAGCAATCAGAAGGCTCTCCCTGAAAATAAACacataaatttcaaatccattatcgtgaaaaaattgatttgcCAACTAATGAAGAATCTAAAAGACACACCTTCAGCGAGCTAGCACCGCCAAAGACATCTCTTATGGAAGAAATTTCTGATTGATTTGATCTGCTTGAAAAATCTGCTACTGCTTGTGAAGATTCTCTGTTTGGCCTCCAAGGATGATTAGTGGTCACTTTGATCATTAATAGCCTTTCTATCTGCAGGAGAACCATCAATTAAAGCTGAAGTACACGATAAATTCTTCATGTCACCAGCACTAGTTTTTGTGTCGTCTGATCTACTGATGCGCGATATGTTATCCCCAAGGCCCTCTAATTCTTTCTGCTTCTGTAGATGATTTGAGTATGTTTGAGGATAAACTATTTGTGGTTTACAAGCATCTCAATGTTTTCTGAAACGTCCATAGACCTTAAAGCAGCTTTACTCTCTATGTTTTCAGAGAATGAATCACGACCCGAACATGCACTAAAAACGTTACTCATCTCACTGCTTGCGTGCTGTCCACCGTTGCATCCACTACTTGCTGAAGGAGGTAACAGTTCAGCATCACTAATATAGCTCCCAAGTGCTGCCTTTTCCTTACATGTGGTTTCATCTGAAAATTCATCGGCCTTTGTGTCCATTAGTGATGCCACTTGTTCAAGATGCATACAGGATGAGTACGGGGCGGCGgaggagaaaatagtaaaataggcaTAAGTTTCTAATTATATAATTAGTTGTTACGGTTTGCAAACTATAtcttttactagcatctcgagtctaagagactcgattttgggcataaaaatcgagtttttgagagtcgatttttaatatttgatgtGGCAATTTTTCCTACGTGGAGtctacctggaaatcgagtctctaacaCTCGATTTACCAGCCAAAACATTTTCAGATCTAAGTTCTGTTCCCTAAAATACACAATCACCAAAACCCACCTATCTCAAATCAAAATCCATCCACCACCGATCACAACTGAGCataacccataaaaaaaaataaaaaaaaaaaaccaacgtcCCCAGGTCCGGGCGACCCAGGCCGATCGCCCAAGTCGCGCGACCCAGGTCCGCGTGCCCAGGTAGCGCGGCCTGGGTCGGGTGACCCTAGTCGCCTAGGCAGCGCGCCCAGGCTGCGCGGACCTGCGCCTGCGCGACCCAGGTCCGTGCGACCCAGGCCGCGCTACCTGGGCGCGCGGACCTGGGTCGCGCGACTTGGGCGAGCGGCCTGGGTCGCCCGGACCTAGGTCGCCTGGACTTGGGTCGCACTATCTGGGCGCGGCGGCGAGTCTGTGGCAGCgtggaggaggaagaaatgAGCCATGGAGAGGAagtgaggaagaaagaagcaaaggGAGAGCTCAGATGTGAAACggagaaaaataaagagatataagatgtaaatcgagtctctaagactcgatttccaactaGATGCCACATGGAAAATATGTCACATTAGATGAAattagaccataaaaatcgaccctcaaaaactcgatttatagacccaaaatcgagtctcttaggctcgagatgctagtaaaaaatatagtttccaAACCGTAACAACTAATTATATAGTTAGAAAGTTAtgcctattttactattttctccgGCGGCGGACACGTTGCATTTACTGCATCCTTCCCCCTTTTGAAATCTACTTTTTGGGTAGTTGCATGTCCTGGATTCTTCTCCCATTTGAAATGTACAGCTTGAGAAATTTCTATCAAATTGTTTTCCATTGACGGATGATCCCTGATATGAATGCTACAGAAAATTAAAACCACAAAAGGAAAATCTGTATATATGTACACAAAATTGTTTACTTATGGCCAATGCCCAATGTTGTATTTATATGAGCATAACTGCATAAGCGTTATCTGACATGAATGCATGGTGCAAGTTTGTGGTATATAACCTTCCTTTATATTCcatattacacttttttttttttttgagaaagcatATTACACTATTATAAATGATTTTTATAtcattgtattaaaaaattgaatgttACCAAAATGTAATAATCAATTAACTATTCCctcaaaatgtaggaaccaaaataatattttaacatgtttaccaaaaaaaaaaaaaaaaatttaacatttgatttataagtgatattataatttataaatgctAGCCACAAGCCCACAATGATTGGCTTGAGATGGTTTCAGAGCCAGCCCTCGTGAACACAATATCAGTCGGCTTTCTTATTTTGTAACAGACCAAGGAAGGCCCAAATCTTGGCAAAATTTGGGAAACAGTACAGGAAGGGAAAAATTTTAGGACGAAAGCATGCGCTCAAACTTAATTAGTAAGTTGGACTCTTTTTGGAAGTCGATTTTAGCAAACTCGACTTCCGGGTAACTTCACACATATTTCTCTGTCTGACGTGGattaaaaaaaggtaaaaaacaCCCCGTAGAAGTCGAGTTCACAAAACTCGACTTTTATAAGTCGATTACAGTGAACTCAACTTCAAGGGCGCCAAAAATACCCCGAGAAGTCGAGTTCAATATAGTCGACTTTTATAAGCCAACAGTAACTCCACTTTAAGGGTGCCATGAACACATAAAATCGAGTTTAGTGTACTCGACTTTCAGTTAAAGTCGAGTACAGGGTAACTTCTGGGTATTCAATCCCACCCAAGTGGccggtaaaaaaaattttaaatggaaatCGAGTATACTGTACTCGATTTCCAATTAATTTTACA
Coding sequences within:
- the LOC142611919 gene encoding uncharacterized protein LOC142611919; protein product: MDTKADEFSDETTCKEKAALGSYISDAELLPPSASSGCNGGQHASSEMSNVFSACSGRDSFSENIESKAALRSMDVSENIEMLIERLLMIKVTTNHPWRPNRESSQAVADFSSRSNQSEISSIRDVFGGASSLKGEPSDCSEEQTESSLKKVTTFRVGGQMQDVNIHAGSVKDDSEMNSGNPVIEAGSCSDQKVQVGNSRALVEEPQKWEHPSQSQLAGYNDKSITLEYEVCNISFLV